The Bacillus vallismortis genome window below encodes:
- the katX gene encoding catalase KatX, with amino-acid sequence MKDEHQNKHHGTNAQSSEDTLSHKTSGKNESEDTLTNRQGHPVTDNQNVRTVGNRGPTTLENYDFLEKISHFDRERIPERVVHARGAGAHGYFEAYGSFGDEPISKYTRAKLFQEKGKKTPAFVRFSTVNHGKHSPETLRDPRGFAVKLYTEDGNWDLVGNNLKIFFIRDPLKFPDLVHAFQPDPVTNIQDGERIFDFISQSPEATHMITFLFSPWGIPANYRHMQGSGVHAYKWVNEEGKAVLVKYHFEPKQGIRNLTQKEAEEIQGKNFNHATQDLYEAIENGDYPEWEVYAQIMSDNEHPELDFDPLDPTKLWYKDDFPWKPIGKLVLNKNPENFHAEVEQASFGTGVLVDGLDFSDDKLLQGRTFAYSDTQRYRVGANYLQLPINSPNKHVATNQEGGQMQYRVDRAEGQNPHVNYEPSIMGGLKEANQDGKDHTPHVEGDVKREALNRTNNFGQAGETYRRFSEFERNELITNLVNTLSTCRKEIQDQMIENFTKADPDYGKRVAEGLKKATENNSNGPIGTTATEQAAMQAEQESHPSDPY; translated from the coding sequence ATGAAAGATGAGCACCAAAACAAGCATCACGGAACAAATGCCCAAAGCAGCGAAGATACGCTTTCTCATAAGACATCCGGGAAAAACGAATCAGAGGATACTTTGACGAACAGGCAGGGGCACCCTGTCACTGACAACCAAAATGTGAGAACGGTCGGGAACAGAGGGCCTACAACACTTGAGAACTACGATTTTCTCGAAAAAATCAGCCACTTTGACCGTGAACGCATCCCGGAGCGGGTTGTCCACGCCAGAGGAGCGGGTGCACACGGGTATTTTGAAGCGTATGGAAGCTTTGGAGACGAACCGATTTCAAAGTATACCCGGGCCAAGCTGTTTCAGGAAAAAGGCAAGAAAACGCCGGCATTTGTCCGTTTTTCTACGGTGAATCATGGAAAACACTCACCCGAAACATTGAGAGACCCGCGCGGTTTTGCCGTGAAGCTTTATACCGAAGACGGAAACTGGGATTTGGTCGGGAACAACCTGAAAATCTTTTTTATTCGCGACCCGCTGAAATTTCCGGATCTTGTCCACGCATTTCAGCCTGATCCAGTGACCAACATCCAAGATGGTGAACGTATTTTCGACTTCATTTCCCAGTCTCCTGAAGCGACACATATGATCACCTTCTTATTTTCGCCTTGGGGCATTCCGGCCAACTACCGGCACATGCAGGGTTCAGGCGTACACGCCTATAAGTGGGTGAATGAGGAAGGCAAGGCCGTCCTCGTGAAATATCATTTCGAACCGAAGCAGGGCATCCGCAACCTGACACAGAAGGAAGCGGAAGAGATTCAAGGGAAAAACTTTAACCATGCAACACAGGATTTGTATGAAGCAATTGAAAATGGCGATTATCCGGAATGGGAAGTGTATGCCCAAATTATGAGCGATAATGAGCATCCTGAACTGGACTTTGATCCGCTTGATCCGACAAAGCTGTGGTATAAAGACGATTTTCCATGGAAGCCGATCGGCAAACTGGTTCTTAATAAAAATCCGGAAAACTTCCATGCGGAAGTGGAACAAGCTTCATTCGGAACGGGAGTGCTTGTCGATGGGCTTGATTTTTCAGATGATAAATTGCTGCAAGGGCGGACGTTTGCCTACTCTGATACGCAGCGCTACCGTGTAGGCGCAAATTACCTGCAGCTTCCGATCAACTCGCCGAATAAGCATGTCGCCACCAACCAGGAAGGCGGGCAAATGCAATATCGGGTCGATCGAGCAGAAGGCCAAAACCCGCACGTCAACTATGAGCCATCGATTATGGGCGGGCTGAAGGAAGCGAATCAGGATGGCAAAGATCATACGCCCCATGTCGAAGGTGATGTAAAGCGTGAAGCGCTCAACAGAACGAACAACTTCGGACAGGCTGGAGAGACCTACCGGAGATTTTCAGAATTTGAACGGAACGAATTGATCACGAATCTGGTTAATACACTTTCTACATGCCGAAAAGAAATTCAGGATCAAATGATAGAGAATTTCACAAAAGCTGATCCCGACTACGGAAAACGCGTGGCAGAAGGGCTGAAAAAAGCCACCGAAAACAACAGCAACGGACCGATCGGCACAACAGCGACTGAACAGGCTGCAATGCAAGCTGAACAGGAAAGTCATCCGTCTGACCCGTATTAA
- a CDS encoding DNA-3-methyladenine glycosylase, translating into MTRERHPLPITFYQKTALELAPALLGCLLVKETDEGTASGYIVETEAYMGAGDRAAHSFNNRRTKRTEIMFAEAGRVYTYVMHTHTLLNVVAAEEDVPQAVLIRAIEPHEGQLLMEERRPGRRPREWTNGPGKLTKALGVTMNDYGRWITEQPLYIESGYTPEEISTGPRIGIDNSGEARDYPWRFWVKGNRYVSR; encoded by the coding sequence GTGACGAGAGAAAGACATCCGCTACCCATCACGTTTTATCAAAAAACCGCCCTTGAGCTTGCCCCGGCGCTTCTCGGCTGCCTTCTGGTTAAAGAGACAGACGAAGGCACAGCATCAGGCTATATTGTGGAAACAGAGGCCTATATGGGAGCTGGAGACAGAGCGGCCCACAGCTTTAACAACCGCCGGACGAAGCGGACTGAGATTATGTTTGCGGAAGCTGGGCGGGTGTATACATACGTCATGCACACCCATACATTGCTGAATGTCGTTGCCGCAGAAGAGGATGTCCCGCAAGCGGTACTAATCAGGGCGATTGAGCCCCATGAAGGGCAGCTGTTAATGGAGGAGAGAAGGCCGGGCCGGCGTCCGAGGGAATGGACAAACGGACCTGGAAAGCTGACGAAAGCGCTTGGCGTCACGATGAATGACTACGGACGCTGGATCACGGAACAGCCCCTTTACATTGAAAGCGGGTACACACCGGAAGAAATCTCAACCGGCCCGCGCATCGGCATTGACAACAGCGGAGAGGCACGCGATTATCCGTGGCGTTTCTGGGTGAAGGGAAATAGGTACGTGTCGCGTTAG